The proteins below come from a single Acidimicrobiales bacterium genomic window:
- a CDS encoding YceI family protein: protein MTRFRIDPTRSRVWTESRSSVHPIHGEADGLEGEMDVQLLDGRLDLSVPPRIRLELDVERLKSGNSLYDGEMLRRIAARRFPTIVGEVTEMRELDSSDRYRVAGELKFHGVTRRQEGEVTVEVSNDRTLVVEGERTFDVRDFEVEPPKLLMLRVHPDVSVRVHVVAEAEG, encoded by the coding sequence ATGACACGGTTCCGCATCGATCCCACCCGGTCACGCGTCTGGACCGAGTCCCGCTCGAGCGTGCACCCGATCCACGGAGAGGCGGATGGCCTCGAGGGCGAGATGGACGTCCAGTTGCTGGACGGACGACTCGACCTCTCGGTCCCTCCGCGCATCCGCCTCGAGCTGGACGTGGAGCGGCTCAAGTCGGGCAACTCCCTCTACGACGGGGAGATGTTACGTCGCATCGCCGCACGCCGGTTTCCCACCATCGTCGGAGAGGTCACGGAGATGCGGGAGCTGGACTCGTCGGACCGCTATCGGGTGGCCGGAGAGCTCAAGTTCCACGGTGTCACCCGCCGCCAGGAGGGAGAAGTGACGGTGGAGGTCAGCAACGACAGGACACTCGTCGTCGAAGGTGAGCGGACGTTCGACGTCCGGGATTTCGAAGTCGAGCCGCCGAAGCTCCTCATGCTGCGAGTCCATCCGGACGTGTCGGTCCGGGTCCATGTCGTCGCCGAGGCGGAGGGGTGA
- a CDS encoding HypC/HybG/HupF family hydrogenase formation chaperone: MCLGIPGEVVELLSDQPDLATVEVSGVRRSINVGLLENEVVSPGDWVLIHVGFALSKIDEEEARAALEFLEGIGQAYDEELRALQESGIDGP, encoded by the coding sequence ATGTGCCTGGGCATACCCGGTGAGGTGGTAGAGCTCCTCTCCGACCAGCCCGACCTGGCCACGGTCGAGGTGAGCGGGGTGCGACGCTCCATCAACGTGGGCCTACTGGAGAACGAGGTGGTGTCGCCAGGGGACTGGGTGCTCATCCACGTCGGGTTTGCCTTGTCGAAGATCGATGAGGAGGAGGCGAGGGCCGCGCTCGAGTTCCTGGAGGGGATCGGCCAGGCCTACGACGAGGAGTTGCGGGCCCTCCAGGAGTCGGGGATCGACGGGCCATGA
- a CDS encoding hydrogenase maturation protease, with translation MSERVLVAGVGNIFLGDDGFGSEVARRLASEVLPHDVTVTDFGIGGIHLAYELLEGYETAILVDASPRGEEPGTVYVLEADRDETVDAPTDLPVGMAGVLADAHAMEPGSVLDMIGALGVSTRVLVVGCEPADVDERIGLSPPVQRAVDEALRVVLELLESNADTTDRVDSTSGSSEGPSTRKES, from the coding sequence GTGAGCGAACGGGTGCTCGTGGCGGGGGTCGGCAATATCTTCCTCGGCGACGACGGCTTCGGCTCGGAGGTGGCGAGACGCCTGGCCAGTGAGGTTCTCCCTCATGACGTCACGGTCACCGACTTCGGCATCGGCGGCATCCACCTCGCCTACGAGCTCCTGGAGGGATACGAGACCGCCATCCTGGTGGACGCCAGTCCCCGCGGCGAGGAGCCAGGCACGGTCTATGTCCTCGAGGCCGACAGGGATGAGACCGTGGACGCGCCGACGGATCTGCCGGTGGGAATGGCCGGCGTGCTGGCCGACGCGCACGCAATGGAGCCCGGATCGGTCCTCGACATGATCGGAGCTCTCGGCGTGTCTACCCGGGTACTGGTCGTCGGATGTGAGCCGGCGGACGTGGATGAGCGGATCGGGCTCAGCCCCCCGGTCCAGCGGGCCGTCGACGAGGCCCTCCGGGTGGTGCTGGAGCTGCTCGAGAGCAACGCTGACACCACGGACCGAGTCGATTCCACATCCGGGTCGTCAGAGGGTCCCAGTACGAGAAAGGAGAGTTGA
- the hypD gene encoding hydrogenase formation protein HypD, with protein sequence MRFVDEFRDAEKAQALAAQITALCEPGRQYKLMEVCGGHTHTIYKHGIDDYLPESITLVHGPGCPVCVIPMGRVDDAISIAEQPDVILTTFGDMMRVPGGQGSFFDSKAKGADIRMVYSPLDALKVARRNPDKRVVFMAIGFETTAPSTAMTVLRAASEGIENFSIFCNHVTIIPAIKAILDSPDLRLDGFIGPGHVSTVIGCRPYDFISAQHAKPLVCAGFEPLDILQSVYMIMGQLAAGRAEVENQYSRVVPWEGNPKALGVISEVMELRPYFEWRGLGFISHSALKVRDSYAAFDAERIFEVPGVRVTDPKACQCGEVLKGVIKPWECKVFGTACTPETPIGTCMVSSEGACAAYYNFGRFSRDRVKEAIRT encoded by the coding sequence GTGCGCTTCGTCGATGAGTTCCGAGACGCAGAGAAGGCCCAGGCGCTGGCCGCTCAGATCACCGCTCTGTGCGAGCCTGGTCGCCAGTACAAGCTCATGGAGGTTTGCGGCGGCCATACCCACACGATCTACAAGCACGGCATCGACGACTACCTGCCCGAGAGCATCACCCTTGTCCACGGCCCGGGTTGCCCGGTCTGCGTGATCCCGATGGGCCGGGTCGACGACGCCATCTCCATCGCCGAGCAGCCCGATGTCATCTTGACGACCTTCGGAGACATGATGCGGGTGCCCGGAGGCCAGGGCTCATTCTTCGACTCGAAGGCGAAGGGCGCGGACATCCGGATGGTGTACTCACCTCTGGATGCGCTGAAGGTGGCCCGACGCAATCCTGACAAGCGGGTCGTGTTCATGGCTATCGGCTTCGAGACGACGGCCCCGTCAACGGCGATGACCGTCTTGCGCGCCGCCTCGGAGGGAATCGAGAACTTCTCGATCTTCTGCAACCACGTCACCATCATCCCCGCCATCAAGGCCATCCTGGACTCGCCCGACCTCCGACTCGACGGCTTCATCGGGCCGGGTCACGTGTCGACGGTCATCGGGTGCCGGCCCTACGACTTCATCTCGGCCCAGCATGCCAAGCCCCTGGTCTGCGCCGGCTTCGAGCCACTCGACATCCTCCAGTCCGTTTATATGATCATGGGCCAGCTCGCCGCCGGCCGGGCCGAGGTGGAGAACCAGTACTCCCGGGTCGTGCCGTGGGAGGGGAACCCCAAGGCTCTCGGCGTCATCAGCGAGGTGATGGAGCTTCGCCCCTACTTCGAGTGGCGCGGGCTGGGCTTCATCTCCCACTCGGCCCTCAAGGTGCGGGACAGCTACGCCGCCTTTGACGCCGAGCGGATCTTCGAGGTCCCGGGGGTCCGGGTGACCGATCCGAAGGCCTGCCAGTGTGGAGAGGTCCTCAAGGGCGTCATCAAGCCGTGGGAGTGCAAGGTGTTCGGCACCGCCTGCACACCCGAGACGCCGATCGGCACGTGCATGGTGTCCTCCGAGGGAGCCTGTGCCGCCTACTACAACTTCGGGAGATTCAGCCGCGACCGCGTGAAGGAGGCGATCAGGACGTGA
- a CDS encoding hydrogenase maturation nickel metallochaperone HypA, producing MHELGMCEAILETVERRAAGRRVLAFTVRVGTMHRVVEPAMDQAFALASEGTVAEGAVLHLVVVPVRSTCRSCGLTTESADPPVVCSGCAATDLELSGGDDLVLESIEVDAPLRMERSADVPGHTR from the coding sequence ATGCACGAGCTTGGGATGTGCGAGGCCATTCTCGAAACGGTCGAACGGCGGGCGGCAGGGCGGAGGGTCTTGGCGTTCACGGTCCGCGTCGGCACGATGCACCGCGTGGTCGAGCCGGCGATGGACCAGGCGTTCGCGCTGGCCTCCGAGGGCACGGTGGCCGAGGGGGCGGTGCTCCATCTGGTCGTGGTGCCGGTGCGAAGCACCTGTCGGTCGTGCGGGCTGACGACCGAGTCGGCAGACCCGCCCGTGGTCTGCAGCGGCTGCGCGGCGACGGACCTCGAGCTCAGCGGCGGCGACGATCTGGTCCTCGAGTCGATAGAAGTCGACGCACCACTGCGGATGGAAAGGAGTGCTGATGTGCCTGGGCATACCCGGTGA